One genomic segment of Photobacterium sp. DA100 includes these proteins:
- a CDS encoding MliC family protein, with protein MNNFWWVKCILMLGATFMLAANSLASEPAFDCSKAEGEVESLICQDTELAALDQKMQQVFDKAMVQLPAEEVKRQKAMQRGWIKGRNECWKANDVRDCTEFAYTSRIVELQIISGQLEVPPIVSLDCGDNSQPFTAVFYHQTEPASMVLTRGDDQVIALAEPMASGIKYLGQNVEYSEHQGKITINWLDTTFECKVRQ; from the coding sequence GTGAATAATTTCTGGTGGGTTAAATGTATTTTGATGTTGGGTGCCACTTTTATGCTGGCAGCCAACAGTTTGGCCAGTGAGCCGGCTTTTGATTGCTCGAAAGCCGAGGGGGAAGTGGAATCCCTCATCTGCCAGGATACAGAGTTGGCAGCACTCGATCAGAAAATGCAGCAAGTTTTCGATAAGGCAATGGTTCAATTGCCCGCCGAGGAGGTGAAACGGCAAAAGGCGATGCAGCGAGGGTGGATTAAGGGACGCAACGAGTGTTGGAAAGCCAATGATGTGCGTGATTGTACCGAGTTTGCCTACACCAGCCGAATTGTCGAGTTGCAAATAATCAGTGGGCAGCTGGAGGTGCCGCCAATCGTTTCTCTTGACTGTGGTGATAATAGCCAGCCGTTTACTGCGGTTTTTTACCACCAGACCGAACCGGCAAGTATGGTGTTGACGCGAGGCGATGACCAGGTGATCGCGCTGGCCGAGCCAATGGCAAGCGGCATCAAATATTTGGGGCAAAATGTGGAATACAGTGAGCATCAAGGAAAGATAACCATAAACTGGTTAGATACCACCTTCGAGTGCAAAGTAAGGCAATAA
- a CDS encoding DUF1007 family protein translates to MKRAALGLALLISPLFATAHPHSWIEMKTYVDGKDGMITGLRMVWSFDPMTSAYMLDGEDTSPEREEQTFTKVAASVLDNMLSEHYFTYFYDGEEPIKYQLARYGKITRDRARLVLTFELPLSQPKPVTEDSLKLLVFESSYYVDMSWRSKRDVILAGDLADYCKLEMIQPNPTPEQMSYAMSLPADADPDNALGQLFTQSVRFYCKPTELNGGSE, encoded by the coding sequence ATGAAGCGAGCGGCGCTCGGCCTCGCTTTACTGATATCTCCGCTGTTTGCCACGGCTCATCCCCACTCCTGGATTGAAATGAAAACCTATGTCGATGGCAAGGATGGTATGATCACCGGCTTGCGCATGGTCTGGTCGTTTGATCCCATGACCTCGGCATACATGCTCGATGGCGAAGATACCTCGCCGGAGAGGGAAGAGCAGACGTTTACCAAGGTGGCGGCATCGGTACTTGATAACATGTTGTCCGAACACTACTTTACTTATTTCTACGACGGTGAAGAGCCAATCAAGTACCAGCTCGCCCGTTATGGCAAGATCACCCGTGACCGGGCGCGGTTAGTGCTCACTTTCGAACTGCCCCTTTCCCAGCCAAAGCCTGTAACCGAGGACTCATTAAAATTGCTGGTATTCGAGTCAAGTTACTACGTGGATATGTCATGGCGATCAAAACGTGATGTTATTCTCGCTGGCGACCTGGCTGACTATTGCAAGCTTGAAATGATTCAACCCAACCCGACCCCCGAGCAGATGAGCTATGCCATGTCATTGCCGGCTGATGCCGATCCCGACAATGCATTGGGCCAGTTGTTCACTCAGTCTGTTCGCTTCTATTGCAAGCCGACCGAATTGAATGGGGGTAGTGAGTAA
- a CDS encoding DUF3157 family protein, which translates to MMATLPDGREVILFDDNTWRYVTAETAERESVKPSAEPNKAKASGAGASATVTTTAKGAAVATGAAITASSAVNTENKSAMKKSAGSGVAGDLVAPDTGRLVGEYQRSGVVMVAQSASYQDGRLTIPVLLRNEGTDSVILVEVATILRNDKGEVIKRDNHVVWTSIKRMPETYFRPGTEREGKILTFSVPELEHYFLETDITMVERW; encoded by the coding sequence ATGATGGCGACACTGCCTGACGGCCGCGAAGTGATTTTATTTGATGATAATACATGGCGTTATGTGACGGCGGAAACCGCAGAGCGTGAATCAGTCAAACCGTCGGCTGAACCGAATAAAGCCAAAGCAAGCGGCGCAGGTGCGAGTGCCACCGTCACTACCACCGCAAAGGGGGCCGCTGTGGCGACGGGGGCCGCGATCACTGCATCTTCCGCTGTAAACACGGAAAACAAATCAGCTATGAAAAAATCGGCAGGGAGCGGGGTAGCTGGTGACTTGGTTGCGCCAGATACCGGGCGATTGGTCGGCGAGTACCAGCGAAGTGGCGTGGTGATGGTTGCTCAATCCGCCAGCTATCAGGATGGGCGGCTAACCATCCCGGTATTGCTGAGGAATGAAGGCACGGACTCCGTTATCTTGGTTGAGGTGGCAACCATACTGCGTAACGACAAAGGCGAGGTGATCAAGCGGGATAACCATGTAGTCTGGACATCCATCAAGCGAATGCCAGAGACCTATTTCCGGCCCGGTACTGAGCGTGAGGGCAAGATCCTAACTTTTTCTGTGCCTGAGCTAGAACACTATTTCCTAGAAACTGATATCACTATGGTCGAGCGCTGGTGA
- a CDS encoding nickel/cobalt transporter, with translation MLTLLCIAFLLGAYQLWLAWPNMVLKSIEWQRAVNNQLADLLYDAKETPWVSGSYLVGFSFLYGVLHALGPGHGKVIVTTYLATQPTKVKTSLVLTLVSALCQAVVAVALVSVLVWGFSAPMREVNSQAVKFMTISSALVSVLGAMICWRAVKRFRRRVAKPHEASCAHHHDHHDHHDHHDHHHVGDCGCGHRHIASPEEVDNAKTLREYIGVIMSIGLRPCTGAIMVLLFANMVGLYWMGVVSALVMSLGTALTTSVLAVLTLSGKRIVHHYLKAGNSKHQVGLLWAGYGLQLAGGIMLVLLGLLLASSQSTGLSPVLLG, from the coding sequence ATGTTAACACTACTTTGTATCGCCTTTTTGCTTGGCGCCTACCAGCTTTGGTTAGCCTGGCCGAATATGGTACTGAAAAGTATCGAATGGCAGCGGGCGGTGAATAATCAGCTGGCTGACTTGCTCTATGATGCCAAGGAAACCCCGTGGGTATCAGGTAGCTATTTGGTCGGTTTCAGTTTTCTTTACGGGGTACTGCATGCACTCGGCCCGGGGCATGGCAAGGTGATAGTAACTACTTACTTGGCTACCCAGCCGACCAAGGTGAAAACCAGCTTGGTTCTGACATTGGTATCGGCGCTCTGCCAGGCTGTGGTCGCGGTCGCTTTGGTCAGTGTGCTGGTGTGGGGCTTCAGCGCGCCGATGAGAGAGGTCAACTCGCAGGCTGTGAAGTTTATGACCATCAGCAGCGCGCTTGTCAGTGTGCTGGGGGCAATGATCTGCTGGCGGGCAGTGAAGCGTTTTCGCCGCAGAGTTGCCAAGCCCCACGAGGCGAGTTGCGCTCACCACCATGACCACCATGACCACCATGACCACCATGACCACCATCATGTTGGTGACTGTGGTTGCGGGCATCGTCATATTGCCTCGCCGGAGGAGGTAGACAATGCAAAGACACTGCGCGAGTACATTGGGGTGATCATGAGTATTGGTTTACGGCCGTGCACTGGGGCAATTATGGTGTTGCTGTTTGCCAATATGGTCGGCCTGTACTGGATGGGTGTCGTCAGTGCCTTGGTGATGTCTCTGGGCACGGCCTTGACGACGTCAGTACTGGCTGTGCTGACGTTGTCCGGCAAGCGTATTGTCCATCATTACCTGAAAGCAGGAAATTCCAAGCATCAAGTTGGCTTGTTGTGGGCCGGTTACGGCTTGCAGCTGGCGGGCGGGATCATGTTGGTGCTACTGGGCCTACTGCTTGCGAGTAGCCAGAGTACGGGGCTATCACCGGTATTATTGGGATGA
- a CDS encoding cytochrome b, with the protein MDKTHFNPASIFLHWLTFCVLVAIYLSIEVAINFERGSATRDIFSQLHFYLGFTLLVITLFRLLVRALSHKPAIRPEPTPLQNKISGLVHICIYALMLLVPIAGLALLNSTGKPLSIMGMELPTLIDTNRALTATIRERHAQLGGGLLALITVHSAAALFHHYVIKDNTIIRMLPHAKNTSAQPKAEPTTNKS; encoded by the coding sequence ATGGATAAAACACACTTTAACCCTGCCAGTATATTTCTCCACTGGCTGACATTCTGCGTACTCGTCGCCATTTATTTATCAATAGAAGTTGCCATTAACTTTGAACGAGGCTCGGCAACCCGTGATATTTTCAGCCAGTTGCATTTTTATCTCGGCTTCACGCTGCTAGTGATCACCCTTTTCCGCCTGTTGGTGAGAGCGCTAAGCCACAAGCCCGCTATTCGCCCTGAGCCGACGCCGCTCCAAAACAAAATAAGCGGGCTCGTTCACATCTGTATCTATGCGCTGATGCTGCTGGTTCCCATTGCCGGTCTGGCTTTGCTCAATAGTACTGGCAAGCCGTTGAGCATTATGGGAATGGAACTCCCCACCCTTATCGACACCAACCGCGCTCTCACCGCAACCATACGCGAGCGCCATGCCCAGCTAGGCGGCGGCTTGCTGGCATTAATCACGGTTCACAGTGCTGCCGCCCTGTTTCACCACTATGTCATCAAAGACAACACCATTATCCGCATGCTGCCGCACGCTAAAAACACATCGGCCCAGCCAAAGGCTGAGCCGACAACAAATAAATCTTAG
- a CDS encoding arginase family protein, producing the protein MLDVKRWFPFSFLGHPVNTHPRAMIEPYAEQRKAGAVILGLASDLSLSDYDIYSGAKEGPDMIRQMLVRTPYSGALPIYDAGVIEAQSYFGVKEDEFDTMRAAQYAKLCAVLKLGHLPVMLGGGHEVAIASYQALSDTVNQAGNDSSGEESQILPFLAGNRIGIINIDANFQLRRSLAVKAGSAFHSVAAFCHTKNRTFRYLGLGMCDHINSQATMAYASELGAQWLLDSEMKMKNRKRIQAVVAKYLEQVDHIHLSIDLSVFSSAIAGGVSLSRVFGVNLAVVEMVISQAMASNKVRIVDIAGLNPEYDYQNQTARLAVSLLHHVLKYR; encoded by the coding sequence ATGCTGGATGTAAAACGTTGGTTTCCATTTTCTTTTCTAGGGCACCCCGTCAATACTCATCCCAGAGCCATGATTGAGCCTTATGCCGAACAACGCAAGGCGGGGGCGGTGATCCTCGGGCTTGCCAGCGATCTGAGCCTGAGCGACTACGATATCTACAGCGGGGCCAAAGAAGGCCCGGACATGATTCGGCAGATGTTGGTCAGGACGCCATACTCTGGTGCCTTGCCGATTTATGATGCTGGTGTCATCGAGGCGCAGAGCTATTTCGGCGTCAAGGAAGACGAGTTTGATACCATGCGTGCCGCCCAGTACGCCAAGCTGTGTGCCGTGCTCAAGCTTGGCCACCTGCCGGTTATGCTTGGTGGCGGACACGAGGTGGCTATCGCTAGCTACCAGGCACTTTCAGATACTGTTAACCAGGCAGGTAACGATAGCTCTGGCGAAGAGAGCCAGATCCTTCCCTTCTTGGCTGGCAACCGGATCGGCATTATCAATATCGATGCCAATTTTCAGCTTCGGCGTTCTCTGGCTGTCAAGGCGGGGTCGGCATTCCATAGCGTGGCGGCGTTTTGCCATACCAAAAATCGGACTTTCCGTTATCTGGGACTGGGAATGTGTGACCATATCAATTCGCAAGCTACCATGGCCTACGCCAGTGAACTGGGGGCACAATGGCTGCTCGATAGTGAAATGAAGATGAAAAACCGCAAGCGGATCCAGGCGGTGGTTGCTAAGTACCTCGAGCAGGTTGACCATATCCACCTGAGTATCGATTTGTCGGTATTCTCGTCGGCAATTGCTGGCGGGGTGAGCTTGTCTCGGGTATTTGGGGTTAACTTGGCGGTGGTTGAAATGGTGATCAGCCAAGCGATGGCAAGCAACAAAGTCAGGATTGTCGATATCGCCGGCCTCAACCCGGAATATGATTACCAAAATCAGACAGCCCGCTTGGCAGTCTCCCTGTTGCATCATGTGCTTAAGTATCGATAG